The sequence below is a genomic window from Anaerocolumna chitinilytica.
TGTTAAACCATTTATTCTTCGCCTGGGTGGTATAGGTTCCCTGATGTCTTTCCAGATACAGTTCTCCCACCCATTTGGGCAGCTTACCTCTTGTACTTTCTTCCAGACGTTCAAACAGAGGCTGAGCAAAATCAATATTCACCGGACAAATTCCGTTTAAGTTTTTCATACGGCTGGCCTGTTCCAAATGAAGAGAACCGGGACCGCCACCGCCATCTCCTACTCCAAATAATATGAGAGCTTCCTCGCAGATGCCGCTGTCTATATAATTATTCTCCGCATATTTCATCTGTCTTGGGGTTAAGCTGCTGTTATAAGTATCCTCCGGCAGCATGTGTGTAAAGATTTCCGTCCCGTCAATTCCTTCCCATAGGAAAGTCTGATGAGGAAATTTATTGTGCTCACTCCAGGAAAGCTTTTGCGTCATGAAATAATCGCAGCCGCTTCTTCTTAATAGCTGAGGCAGAGAACCGGTATAACCGAATACATCCGGCAGCCACAGATTCTTTACTTCAACACCAAATTCTTCTTTGAAAAAACGCTTTCCGTATAAAATCTGGCGGACAAGGGCTTCACCACCGCTTAGATTGGTATCGGCTTCCACCCACATACAGCCCTGTACTTCCCATCTGCCCTCTTTTATCTTTTCCTTTACCCTTTCATAAAGGGCCGGATAGAATTCTTTCATCCAGGCATAAAGTTGTGCCTGGCTTGCTCCGAATTTATAATCCGGGTACTGCTCCATATAGTGAAGGGTATTGGAAAAGGTTCTGGCACCTTTTCTTATGGTTTCTCTAATTGGCCATAACCAGGCAAGGTCAAGATGGGAGTGCCCGATAGCGGTAAAGGAAAGGCCACAGTCACCACCTGATTTCTCCAGTAATTTTCCGGTTACTAAAAGGGCTGCATCTATTTCAGCCTCATCATATTTACACAACTGCAAGGATACATCATATAATTTAAAAAGAATCTGATTATATCTCGCACTTTCCTTTTGCAGGCACAGAAGAAGTTCATATAAAACAGAATAATCATAAAAAAGCTTTCTGATCTTTGTATCCTGAATTGCAATATCCGCTTCCAGTACTTTACCATCATTTTTCAGGCTGCCAAACAAATCGTTACAGCCGGCATCCATCCAAATATCAATGACTTCTCCGCCTTTTGCTGAATCTTCCAGATAATAGACTCTCTTTCCGCCTCCTGCAAAGCTAAATTCTGTAGCCACATTGGTAATGCCTCTGACAGGGTTCCCCTCCTTATCTACAATAAGTCCTTCACCACTGATATCAATTAACAGTACTGTTTTTTCACCTTTGCAGATTTCCGGTACGATTCCGGTAAAATGAAACCAAGCACAATCAAATAAACCTCCCCACTTTTCTCCTTTGCTCAGTGTTCGCTTTTCACCGGTTTCTCTCTCAAGAAAGCTTACCGGTTCCTTGGTCTTATAGCAGGTAATATTCAGTTCTCCTGTTTTTGTATAAATTCTGTCCTTTAAAGCTCTTGCTGTCTGTTCAATAGTTCGTACTTGTTTTTCTTTAAGATATGGCATATTCGTCTCCTGCTTTTTTATGAAATAATATTTATGATTGATACTTCTTTATCTCCAAAAATATCCTTTTATGAACAAGGTATCATTATGACTGTCATAAGAGAATAATTCTGTTTTCGATTCTTCATCCCACGTATACTCAATGGGTACTTCATTACCTTTCTCATCCTTAGCCGAAACAAAAACTACCGGCTTGGGAATCCTTATTCTTATATAGGCTTTGATATTATCTGCTGCTTTTACCTTCATAGTAAATCCGGTACCATCACTCTCTTCCTCCAGAGAAAATATTCTGGCAGAACAGCCAATTACTCTCCATTGGATTTCCTCCAATTTTGAAAAATCAAAAAGTATGGTATTTTCATCCGGCCCTATGGTCTTTTCTTTGACAATTGCATAATTGCTTGTCAGCATATCGGCAAAAAGCCCTTTAAAAGAATGTTCTTCTTCTGTTATCTCTTCCCGGTTTTCATTCATTATAGAAGAAATAATATAAGGTCCTCTGCGTAAAGTCAACTGATTGGTGAATATCCATCTCGTACCGCCAAGAGCCAGCAGCTCTTTCATCTTTAAACGATATATATCCGCAAGCTCTGTTGTCAGACAAAGCTTTGCCGGTGATATATTCCAAACCATTAAACGGCCCTCACCTACTGTGAAAGTTCCATCTTCCATTTTCTTTTGGAGTCCTAACATCTCAAATAAATGCTCGGAAGCGTTTCGGTATCCTTCCTTCCCTCCGTCTGCTTTACCGGTACGGTTCCACCAGCCTTCCACTTCGTGGTAAGGGTCCGTACCATCTCCTATATAAACCAGGGTGCCGCCGCTCTTAACCCAGGCTGCAAGAGCGTTATTAACATCCGGAGATTCCGGTTTCATATACTCATAACTTAAGATAAGGGTCTTATAATCATCAAAATATCCTGTAAAGCGTCTGATATTATCAAGGAGCACAGGTCGGACCGGAAGACCGTATTTTAACAGCGGCATTGCCATGCCAAAGAAATTCGGAAAGGTACTGCTTTGGATAAAGGTCTGATACAAATCCCTGTCTTTTTCCACCTTTTCCATAAATATCTGGCTTTCCTTCCGGCAATCCTCACCATCATGCATCTTGTCCTTAAACTCATCCATTGCCTTTTCCAGCATAACATCGTTTTCTGCCGTTATGATTCCATCCGGATAGCTTCTCTGAAAGAGGCCTGAATCTGACATAAGAATGCCAACACCTTCCTTCACTCCGTCAAAGCAGTATTCCTTCTGGTCCATATCACCGAACATCTGAACCATGCTGTTAAGAAGTGTTGCGTATTCCGGCGGTATTGCTTTTGCTCCGGGCATATTATCCGTAGGGATTGTGCCTCCGGCAAGGCCTGCCTTACGGGGAAATACTCCGTCATACACTCTTCTTGGCCACGGACAGATTTCATAATGATGAACAGCCGGATGTAGGAGGGATGCCACTGCGGTCTTCACATAATTATATCGGTAATCCTCCCAGGTATATTCCGGATTGTCTTCAATGGGATCATGAAGAAACCACATTCTTCTGCCTGTACCCTTTACCAGTTCCTGCATGATGCCGTATTCTAAAAATGCGGTCTCAAAGGTTCTTTCCTTTACCACACCTTCATAGACATTTGCCGGACGGCTGGTACCGGTCCATACCTGGGCAATATAGCCGTCTACCGCAGGCAGTCCGATAAGTGCCCCCTCCGGACTCATGATTTTCCATTGGGTATAATTTAGAAGGCTATGTGTTG
It includes:
- a CDS encoding alpha-mannosidase encodes the protein MPYLKEKQVRTIEQTARALKDRIYTKTGELNITCYKTKEPVSFLERETGEKRTLSKGEKWGGLFDCAWFHFTGIVPEICKGEKTVLLIDISGEGLIVDKEGNPVRGITNVATEFSFAGGGKRVYYLEDSAKGGEVIDIWMDAGCNDLFGSLKNDGKVLEADIAIQDTKIRKLFYDYSVLYELLLCLQKESARYNQILFKLYDVSLQLCKYDEAEIDAALLVTGKLLEKSGGDCGLSFTAIGHSHLDLAWLWPIRETIRKGARTFSNTLHYMEQYPDYKFGASQAQLYAWMKEFYPALYERVKEKIKEGRWEVQGCMWVEADTNLSGGEALVRQILYGKRFFKEEFGVEVKNLWLPDVFGYTGSLPQLLRRSGCDYFMTQKLSWSEHNKFPHQTFLWEGIDGTEIFTHMLPEDTYNSSLTPRQMKYAENNYIDSGICEEALILFGVGDGGGGPGSLHLEQASRMKNLNGICPVNIDFAQPLFERLEESTRGKLPKWVGELYLERHQGTYTTQAKNKWFNRKMELALRELEFALLLTNHLEDYPKQQLDEIWKEILLYQFHDIIPGSSIKRVYDESVARYEILLSKVQGMTEDCYKEIAADAALTAFNSLSWERTEIVEQDGSIYEMKVPALGYTKQKAPVTNVQAEVGRDYLENEYLRAVFGEDGALVSLFDKSAKRESLSGPSNLFAVYDDLNADCWDIAIEYTDRKPEYFTLEGQKFYVKGAYAICEQCYAYGQSQIVVRIQLGHESKRLEFDIKVEWKENLKMLRTFFETDILAKEASYEIQFGQIKRPNNDNTLWQKAQFEVCGHKWVDLSEADYGVALLNDCKYGYRVIGKVIDMNLLRSQNYPGESADRGNHQIRYALYPHTGDERTGQVHKQAYEFNVPVILQKGEGSNTVTSQMVSGAENVVIETIKKAEDENSCILRLYEPYGATVNTSLQFDKQYTSIYKCNLMEEEEEVIGSGDSLSLKVKPFEIVTLKLK